The following are encoded together in the Echinicola jeungdonensis genome:
- a CDS encoding phage tail protein gives MEEFIGVIKLFAGNFAPRGWAFCEGQLMSISQNTALFSILGTTYGGDGRTTFALPDLRGRVPIGPGRGPGLSDYREGAKGGSETNTLTILNMPAHNHAAVVNEFRANIMASNQEGTEETPGTNGAATLAASTNGGRGIDIYNSDAPNVALNTGTDGSANVTIGNTGGSQPINNVQPYTAINYIICMQGIFPPRG, from the coding sequence ATGGAAGAATTCATTGGAGTCATCAAACTGTTTGCCGGGAATTTTGCTCCCCGTGGTTGGGCTTTTTGTGAAGGACAATTAATGTCTATTTCTCAAAATACCGCCTTGTTTTCAATTTTAGGAACCACCTATGGTGGTGATGGCCGGACGACTTTTGCTTTGCCGGATTTAAGAGGGAGAGTACCTATTGGTCCTGGCAGAGGCCCCGGATTAAGTGATTATAGAGAAGGGGCAAAGGGCGGTTCAGAAACCAATACCCTGACCATTTTGAATATGCCAGCCCATAACCATGCCGCTGTGGTCAATGAATTCAGGGCGAATATTATGGCTTCTAATCAGGAAGGTACCGAGGAAACTCCCGGAACTAATGGTGCAGCTACCTTAGCTGCAAGTACCAATGGGGGAAGAGGAATCGATATCTATAACAGTGATGCTCCCAATGTTGCCTTAAATACAGGTACAGATGGATCTGCCAATGTAACCATTGGAAACACAGGCGGAAGTCAACCTATAAATAACGTGCAGCCCTATACGGCAATTAACTATATCATTTGTATGCAGGGGATTTTCCCGCCTAGGGGTTAA
- a CDS encoding TonB-dependent receptor: MKKYLLFISIFTLISFGAMCQVEITGTVSFSGETLPGANVYLKNTSYQALTDDNGHYTLQGIPNGHYTVVVFSMGKKTLSKELDLPGSKTSLVLDFEMEDINGELEDITVTGKKENTNGIRRLRTVEGTAIFEAKKNEVIELGDLTANLATNNSRQVYAKVPGLNIYESDGAGLQLDIGARGLDPSRTANFNVRQNGYDISADALGYPESYYTPATEAVDRIEVVRGAASLQYGTQFGGLLNFVMKKGPKDRKAAVTLRNTIGSFGFLNTFTSLGGTSGNWNYYTFFQYKKGNGWRENSQFDAKMAYGSLEYEPNERFKLTFQYTFMDYLAQQPGGLTDALFAEDPRQSIRSRNWFQVNWNLIGNHIDYKFNNKLKLNIRNFALIGGRDALGNLGRIDRTDDMQERNLFVDDFSNFGSEARLIYNYKIGKQPQVALLGARYYRGLTDRKQGLGTDGSDADFNFLNPDKLENSDYTFPGNNFSLFAENVINLSENFSVTPGVRFEYIRTAGSGYYNKTILVKDKETGFAKDSTYQVPEDLDRRRSFIFAGLGLSYKVNDYHEVYANFSQNYRSINFNDIRVNNPNLVVDEDIQDERGYNFDLGIRGGKSMKFNYDLSFFYLRYQDRIGAILKTDPENYRIYRYRTNIADARSMGLEAFGETDILRWLAFDKRYKLNLFTNFSLINAKYINSEESPVEGNYVELVPPFSIRPGITLGIQDFKMTYQYSYVQEHYTDASNARFTPSAVEGIIPTYQVMDLSLSYRYKKAKLEASVNNLTDNAYFTRRATGYPGPGIIPASGRSFFLSLELNF; this comes from the coding sequence ATGAAAAAGTATTTACTATTTATTTCAATATTCACACTCATCTCTTTTGGAGCCATGTGCCAGGTAGAAATTACAGGGACGGTAAGCTTCAGTGGTGAAACCCTGCCAGGGGCCAATGTTTACCTGAAAAACACCTCATATCAAGCCTTAACGGATGATAATGGACATTATACCCTCCAAGGCATTCCCAATGGCCATTATACTGTAGTGGTGTTTTCCATGGGGAAAAAGACACTGTCCAAGGAATTGGATTTGCCTGGAAGTAAAACCTCTCTGGTGTTGGACTTTGAAATGGAAGACATCAATGGAGAATTGGAAGACATCACCGTTACCGGGAAAAAGGAAAATACCAATGGCATAAGGAGGCTAAGAACCGTTGAAGGAACGGCTATTTTTGAAGCCAAAAAAAATGAAGTGATTGAATTGGGGGACCTTACTGCCAACCTTGCCACCAACAACAGCCGACAGGTTTATGCGAAAGTTCCTGGATTGAATATTTATGAGAGTGATGGAGCGGGATTGCAATTGGATATTGGGGCCAGAGGCTTGGACCCCAGCAGGACCGCCAATTTCAATGTACGCCAAAACGGATATGATATCAGTGCAGATGCCTTGGGCTACCCTGAGAGCTATTACACCCCTGCCACTGAGGCAGTTGATAGAATTGAAGTGGTCCGTGGTGCCGCCTCTTTGCAATATGGTACTCAGTTTGGTGGCCTATTGAATTTTGTCATGAAAAAAGGCCCTAAAGACCGGAAAGCTGCCGTCACCTTAAGGAATACCATTGGCTCTTTTGGATTCCTAAATACTTTCACCAGTTTGGGCGGGACTAGTGGAAATTGGAATTATTACACCTTTTTCCAATATAAAAAGGGAAATGGATGGAGAGAAAACAGCCAATTTGATGCAAAAATGGCCTACGGCTCCCTGGAATATGAGCCCAATGAAAGATTTAAACTTACTTTTCAATACACCTTTATGGACTACCTGGCCCAGCAACCCGGGGGATTGACTGATGCCCTGTTTGCAGAGGATCCAAGGCAATCCATCCGGAGCAGAAACTGGTTTCAGGTCAACTGGAACCTCATTGGTAACCATATCGACTACAAGTTCAATAATAAGTTAAAACTCAATATCCGAAATTTCGCCCTAATTGGGGGAAGGGATGCCCTGGGTAATTTGGGTAGAATTGACCGGACCGATGACATGCAGGAAAGAAACCTTTTTGTGGATGATTTTAGCAATTTTGGATCAGAGGCAAGGTTAATTTATAACTATAAAATTGGAAAGCAACCCCAAGTAGCCCTGCTTGGGGCAAGATATTACCGGGGGCTGACCGACAGAAAACAAGGGTTAGGGACAGATGGAAGTGATGCGGATTTCAATTTCCTCAATCCAGACAAACTGGAGAATTCCGACTATACCTTTCCCGGAAATAATTTTTCCCTATTTGCAGAAAACGTAATTAATCTAAGTGAAAATTTCAGTGTTACCCCGGGAGTAAGGTTTGAATATATTAGAACAGCTGGTTCTGGGTATTACAATAAAACCATCTTGGTAAAAGACAAAGAAACAGGGTTTGCCAAAGATTCCACTTATCAAGTTCCTGAAGATTTGGATAGGAGAAGATCCTTTATATTTGCTGGATTGGGACTGAGTTATAAGGTAAATGATTATCATGAGGTCTATGCCAATTTTTCTCAAAATTACCGTTCTATCAACTTCAATGATATCAGGGTTAACAACCCAAACCTGGTAGTAGATGAAGACATTCAAGATGAAAGAGGCTATAATTTTGATCTTGGAATCCGGGGAGGTAAAAGTATGAAGTTCAACTATGACCTTAGCTTTTTTTACTTGCGTTATCAGGACCGGATTGGTGCGATCCTAAAAACGGATCCTGAAAACTATAGAATTTATCGGTACAGAACCAATATTGCCGATGCCAGAAGCATGGGATTGGAGGCATTTGGAGAAACAGATATTTTAAGATGGCTTGCCTTTGACAAAAGGTATAAGCTGAACCTTTTCACCAATTTTTCATTGATCAATGCCAAATATATTAACTCTGAGGAATCTCCTGTGGAAGGTAATTATGTGGAATTAGTTCCTCCATTTAGTATCCGGCCAGGGATAACCCTGGGCATTCAGGATTTTAAAATGACTTACCAATACTCCTATGTTCAGGAGCATTACACTGATGCCTCCAATGCAAGGTTTACTCCTTCAGCTGTTGAAGGTATCATTCCCACTTACCAGGTCATGGATCTATCACTTAGTTACAGATACAAGAAAGCCAAATTGGAAGCAAGTGTTAATAACCTAACAGACAATGCTTATTTTACCAGAAGGGCAACAGGCTATCCTGGACCGGGTATCATTCCAGCCTCAGGAAGAAGCTTCTTTTTGTCCTTGGAACTGAATTTTTAA
- a CDS encoding imelysin family protein, translating into MNYNRITAFFSLTLVTGIICLLPSCVDDPKENSVEIDRQPLLTSLADNVIIPGYENLNGEITSLNAAAQVFVETPEQANLSTLRTAFTQAYRSWQAVAFFNFGPGFNQTLRAEFNTYPADYFSIENSIESGEYNLDSFSAANQKGLPALDYLLYGLAENDVDLLEFYTTDQNSENRKTYLTSLTERLKEKIDQVYNGWIATEGNYRQQFINQDGNDAGSSISLLINSLSQYFEVFTRDAKIGIPLGKRSQGDIIPKNVEAYYNGDLSITLAADNLRGIKNIFTGSNGNLDGVGLYNYLKDLKAQSNGDLLADVVISQLDQAIAAVESIPSPLSNTIESNPQPVEEAHGKLQQFVFTIKAEIPSATGVLISYSDNDGD; encoded by the coding sequence ATGAATTATAATCGCATCACAGCATTTTTTTCATTAACATTGGTAACAGGCATTATTTGCCTGTTACCTTCTTGTGTTGATGACCCTAAGGAAAATTCGGTTGAAATTGACCGACAACCCCTATTAACCAGTTTGGCCGACAATGTCATTATCCCAGGATATGAAAACCTAAATGGGGAGATTACCAGTTTGAATGCTGCTGCTCAGGTATTTGTAGAAACCCCGGAACAGGCTAACCTTAGTACTTTACGAACTGCTTTTACCCAAGCTTACCGCAGCTGGCAGGCTGTTGCTTTTTTTAATTTCGGGCCTGGATTTAACCAAACCCTAAGAGCAGAATTCAACACCTATCCTGCTGATTATTTCAGTATAGAAAACTCCATCGAATCAGGAGAATACAATCTGGATTCCTTTTCCGCTGCGAATCAAAAAGGACTACCTGCCTTGGATTATCTTTTGTATGGTCTTGCGGAAAATGATGTAGACCTTTTGGAATTTTATACCACGGATCAAAATTCCGAAAATAGAAAAACTTATTTAACCAGCCTTACCGAGCGTTTAAAGGAAAAAATAGACCAGGTTTACAATGGGTGGATTGCTACTGAAGGAAATTACAGACAGCAATTTATCAACCAGGACGGAAATGATGCCGGTTCCTCCATTAGCTTGTTGATCAATTCCCTTTCCCAATATTTTGAAGTCTTTACCAGGGATGCTAAAATAGGAATTCCACTAGGTAAACGATCTCAGGGTGACATTATCCCAAAAAATGTTGAAGCCTACTATAATGGTGACTTATCAATTACCCTTGCTGCTGATAATCTAAGAGGGATTAAAAATATTTTTACCGGTTCCAATGGGAACCTGGATGGAGTAGGATTATATAATTATCTAAAAGACCTTAAAGCCCAAAGCAATGGTGACCTTTTGGCTGATGTGGTCATTTCCCAGCTTGACCAGGCCATAGCAGCAGTGGAATCTATCCCTTCTCCACTTTCAAACACCATTGAATCTAACCCTCAGCCCGTTGAAGAAGCCCACGGCAAGCTTCAGCAATTTGTATTTACGATAAAAGCCGAAATCCCATCTGCCACTGGCGTATTGATATCCTATAGCGATAATGATGGAGATTAA
- a CDS encoding bifunctional 3,4-dihydroxy-2-butanone-4-phosphate synthase/GTP cyclohydrolase II codes for MAEEIKLDTIEEAIEAIKDGEVVIVVDDEDRENEGDFVCAAEKVTPEIINFMATHGRGLICAPIIEDRCEQLGLELMVGRNTATYETPFTVSVDLIGHGCTTGISASDRAKTIQALIDDDIHPDELGKPGHIFPLKAKRGGVLRRAGHTEASIDLARLAGLYPAGVLVEIMNEDGTMARLPDLVEVAKRFDLKLVSIKDLIAYRLKNESLIKREIGVDMPTLWGDFNLIAFRQTNTEEVHMALVKGDWKEGEPVMVRVHSSCITGDIFGSCRCDCGPQLHRAMEMVEKEGKGVVLYMNQEGRGIGLINKLKAYKLQEEGMDTVQANLALGFPMDKRDYGVGAQILRDLGVSKIKLLTNNPTKRAGLLGYGLEIVDTVALEISPNTHNEKYLTTKRDKMGHQILKEEINKLK; via the coding sequence ATGGCTGAAGAAATAAAATTGGACACCATTGAGGAGGCGATAGAAGCGATAAAAGATGGAGAAGTGGTCATCGTAGTAGATGATGAGGACCGCGAAAATGAAGGGGACTTTGTCTGTGCAGCAGAAAAAGTCACCCCCGAAATTATCAACTTTATGGCTACCCACGGAAGAGGCTTGATCTGTGCTCCCATCATTGAAGATCGATGTGAGCAGTTAGGTTTAGAGTTGATGGTCGGTCGAAATACAGCTACATATGAAACCCCATTTACCGTTTCAGTTGACCTGATTGGGCATGGCTGTACCACTGGGATTTCTGCCAGTGATCGTGCCAAAACCATTCAGGCCTTAATAGATGATGATATTCACCCTGATGAACTGGGTAAGCCAGGGCATATATTCCCATTAAAAGCCAAAAGAGGTGGTGTGCTTAGGCGTGCAGGTCATACCGAAGCTTCCATAGATTTGGCCAGATTGGCCGGCCTTTATCCTGCAGGAGTGCTTGTGGAAATCATGAATGAGGATGGTACGATGGCAAGGCTTCCCGATTTAGTTGAGGTGGCCAAGAGATTTGACCTCAAACTGGTGAGCATTAAGGACCTGATTGCTTACCGATTAAAAAATGAATCCCTGATCAAAAGGGAAATTGGTGTGGATATGCCTACCTTATGGGGGGATTTTAACCTAATAGCCTTCAGACAGACCAATACCGAGGAAGTCCACATGGCCTTGGTAAAAGGAGATTGGAAAGAAGGAGAGCCAGTTATGGTAAGGGTTCACTCTTCCTGCATTACGGGAGATATTTTTGGCTCCTGCCGATGTGATTGTGGGCCTCAGTTGCACAGGGCTATGGAAATGGTGGAAAAGGAAGGTAAAGGTGTGGTCCTATACATGAATCAGGAAGGCCGGGGAATCGGGCTGATCAATAAATTGAAGGCCTACAAACTCCAGGAGGAGGGAATGGATACCGTCCAGGCCAATTTGGCCCTTGGTTTCCCGATGGATAAAAGAGATTATGGAGTAGGAGCCCAAATCCTCCGGGATCTTGGGGTTTCCAAAATCAAACTCCTGACAAATAATCCCACCAAAAGAGCAGGGTTGTTAGGCTATGGATTGGAGATTGTAGATACCGTGGCGCTGGAAATTTCCCCCAACACTCACAATGAAAAATACCTTACCACAAAAAGGGATAAGATGGGGCATCAAATTCTAAAAGAGGAAATTAACAAATTGAAATAA
- the dnaG gene encoding DNA primase → MALNKITTEKVRERADIEEVVNDYVPLKKKGQNLWACCPFHNEKTPSFSVSPAKQIYKCFGCGASGDSIQFVMDVEGIGFNEAIKQLAQKYGIEIEEEKAATPEEIQAYNEKESLYIAQAFARDLFVKNLQSDEGKSIGLSYFKERGFNQHIIEKFDLGYALDSWDHLIKSAKSAGHSEEILLKGGLILQKEGESSRKYDRFRGRVVFTIHNLAGKPIAFGARILTQDKKQPKYINSPETAVYHKSDVLYGIYQAKQAIRNEDNCYLVEGYTDVISMHLSGIENVVASSGTSLTENQIKLIKRFTDNVTVLYDGDAAGIKASLRGIDMLLEGGLNVKAVVFPEGEDPDSYSRKVGAKEFQQYLSQHARDFIAFKIDLFAKDASGDPIKRAEIVRQVVQSISKIPDPLIRTEYVKESARLLEVEEGIVMTELNKLLLKTQKDAYFKKKEQENVDSPTPVENLLPEGKKEGGAKQALALQEREMLRLLVNYGFEKVSDELHVCEYLFQETNELKFETPVNQKILKLYKKALKQGVLPEPGYFLKLEDSEIKKVVIDMIAPKHEMSVNWEERHQIYTQRETDDLPKTLYAGILRLKRRVLKKMLDETIQKMKSAGEEEIPELQQVYMELKQFQVQIDRQLGTVIST, encoded by the coding sequence ATGGCTTTAAATAAAATCACAACAGAAAAGGTCAGGGAAAGGGCTGATATTGAGGAGGTAGTGAATGATTATGTGCCTTTAAAGAAAAAGGGACAGAATCTTTGGGCCTGTTGCCCTTTTCATAATGAAAAGACCCCATCTTTTTCCGTTTCACCTGCCAAGCAGATTTACAAATGCTTTGGCTGTGGGGCGTCTGGAGATTCCATTCAGTTTGTGATGGATGTGGAAGGAATTGGGTTTAATGAGGCTATCAAACAGTTGGCCCAGAAATACGGTATTGAGATAGAGGAAGAAAAAGCTGCCACTCCAGAGGAAATTCAAGCCTATAATGAAAAAGAAAGTCTTTATATCGCCCAAGCTTTTGCAAGGGATCTATTTGTAAAAAACCTTCAGTCAGACGAAGGAAAATCAATTGGCCTAAGCTATTTTAAAGAGCGGGGTTTCAACCAGCACATCATTGAAAAATTTGATCTTGGCTATGCCCTGGACAGTTGGGATCATTTGATTAAATCTGCAAAATCAGCTGGGCATTCCGAGGAGATTTTGTTAAAAGGGGGATTGATTCTGCAAAAAGAGGGAGAATCCTCCAGGAAATATGACCGGTTCCGAGGTAGGGTGGTATTTACTATCCACAACCTGGCGGGCAAACCAATTGCTTTTGGGGCAAGAATCCTGACCCAGGATAAAAAACAGCCTAAATACATCAATTCCCCAGAAACTGCGGTTTACCACAAGAGTGATGTCCTCTATGGAATTTATCAGGCCAAACAAGCTATCCGAAATGAGGATAACTGCTATCTGGTGGAAGGATATACCGATGTGATATCCATGCACCTTTCGGGCATTGAAAATGTGGTGGCCTCTTCTGGTACTTCATTGACTGAAAATCAAATCAAGCTGATCAAGCGGTTTACAGACAATGTAACGGTCCTTTATGATGGGGATGCAGCAGGGATTAAAGCCTCCCTAAGGGGGATTGACATGCTACTGGAAGGTGGACTGAATGTTAAAGCGGTGGTTTTTCCTGAAGGGGAGGATCCGGACAGTTATAGCAGGAAGGTAGGGGCTAAGGAATTTCAGCAATACCTTAGTCAACATGCAAGGGATTTTATAGCCTTTAAAATTGATCTTTTTGCCAAAGATGCGTCGGGTGACCCCATCAAAAGGGCGGAAATTGTGAGGCAGGTGGTTCAGAGCATTTCCAAAATTCCCGATCCCCTGATCAGGACCGAATATGTCAAGGAATCTGCAAGACTCCTTGAGGTGGAAGAGGGGATTGTCATGACAGAGCTGAATAAGCTGCTTTTGAAAACCCAAAAGGATGCTTATTTCAAAAAGAAAGAGCAGGAAAATGTGGATTCCCCAACACCTGTAGAAAACCTATTGCCTGAGGGGAAAAAAGAGGGGGGCGCCAAACAAGCATTGGCATTGCAGGAACGGGAGATGCTGAGGTTATTGGTCAATTATGGGTTTGAAAAAGTTTCTGATGAATTGCATGTCTGTGAGTACCTGTTTCAGGAGACCAATGAATTGAAATTTGAAACCCCAGTTAACCAGAAGATATTAAAGTTATACAAGAAGGCTTTGAAGCAAGGGGTATTGCCGGAGCCTGGCTATTTTTTGAAATTAGAAGACTCTGAAATAAAAAAGGTGGTAATTGATATGATTGCCCCAAAACATGAAATGTCGGTAAATTGGGAGGAAAGACATCAAATTTATACGCAAAGGGAAACAGATGATCTTCCCAAGACTTTATATGCAGGTATTTTGAGGTTGAAGCGGAGGGTTTTGAAAAAAATGTTGGATGAAACAATACAAAAAATGAAATCTGCTGGAGAGGAGGAAATTCCAGAGTTACAGCAGGTTTATATGGAACTGAAACAATTTCAGGTTCAGATAGACAGACAATTGGGGACGGTGATCTCTACATAA
- the surE gene encoding 5'/3'-nucleotidase SurE encodes MSKPLILVSNDDGITSRGIRVLVGIMQKLGEVVVVAPDSPQSGMGHAITIGNTIRLDEEEIFEDVVAYKSSGTPADCVKLAKHYIFKDRKPDLVVSGINHGSNTSISVLYSGTMSAAIEGAIEGYPSIGFSLCDYSSKADFSHVEEFIERIAKQVLDHGMPKGVALNVNFPPKRNESLKGIKLCRQARAKWQEEFDERYDPNGRKYFWLAGNFVNFDKGEDNDEWAIANNYVSVVPCLFDMTAYHGITQMNEEWDWEE; translated from the coding sequence ATGTCTAAACCACTTATTTTAGTTTCAAATGATGACGGCATCACTTCCCGGGGAATCAGGGTACTAGTGGGAATCATGCAAAAACTCGGGGAGGTAGTGGTCGTTGCCCCGGATAGCCCACAATCCGGCATGGGACATGCTATCACCATTGGTAATACGATCAGACTGGATGAAGAGGAAATTTTTGAGGATGTTGTGGCCTATAAATCAAGCGGTACTCCGGCAGATTGTGTGAAACTGGCCAAGCACTATATTTTTAAAGATAGGAAGCCTGACCTTGTGGTCAGTGGAATAAACCATGGCAGCAATACCTCAATCAGTGTTTTGTACTCAGGAACCATGTCAGCTGCCATAGAAGGTGCCATAGAAGGGTATCCATCCATTGGGTTTAGTTTGTGCGATTATAGCTCTAAAGCGGATTTTTCACATGTAGAAGAATTTATAGAAAGGATTGCCAAACAGGTGTTGGACCATGGAATGCCCAAAGGGGTAGCTTTAAATGTTAATTTCCCTCCCAAGAGAAACGAATCTCTGAAAGGAATCAAATTGTGCCGCCAGGCTCGTGCCAAGTGGCAGGAGGAATTTGATGAGCGCTATGATCCCAATGGTAGGAAATATTTTTGGTTGGCAGGTAATTTTGTGAATTTTGACAAAGGGGAGGACAATGATGAATGGGCGATTGCCAATAATTATGTGTCTGTGGTTCCCTGTCTTTTTGATATGACGGCTTATCACGGTATTACCCAAATGAATGAGGAATGGGATTGGGAAGAGTAA
- a CDS encoding HTTM domain-containing protein, with translation MKARIDQTINRPISIAPLISFRVLFGFIMLVSVLRFVWNGWIETQYLAPEFHFTYYGFSWVQPLGVWGMYGLFGIMAFSAIGIMVGYHFRLSALVFFLSFTYVELIDKTNYLNHYYFVSLIAFILIFLPANRFLSLDAQIKPLIQTPKIPYGFVLILQLMLSLVYFYAGLAKLHPDWLFEALPLRIWLPPLTHLPVMGGLMDELWVAYAFSWFGALYDLSIPFFLFYRKTRPFAFLAVIVFHISTWILFPIGMFPFIMILSTTIFFAPETHERFISKMKNLLERWEIITPKPINKPSHYFPNKKYLWVFFALFLTIQILLPWRFLLYPGHLFWTEQGYRFSWRVMLMEKAGYAIFHIKDKNTGKEWEAYASDYLTPMQEKQMATQPDMILQFVHFLDSKMEEQGYKDIEIRAEVYVTLNGRGNRIFIDPIVDLTQEKESFQHKSWIIPYSE, from the coding sequence ATGAAAGCAAGAATTGACCAAACCATTAACCGACCCATTTCTATAGCACCCTTGATAAGTTTCAGGGTGCTTTTCGGGTTTATAATGTTGGTCAGCGTTCTAAGGTTTGTTTGGAATGGCTGGATAGAAACCCAATACCTGGCCCCTGAATTCCACTTTACCTATTATGGATTTTCATGGGTACAACCCTTAGGCGTTTGGGGCATGTATGGGCTTTTTGGGATCATGGCTTTCTCTGCCATTGGAATTATGGTGGGCTATCACTTTCGATTAAGTGCGCTGGTTTTTTTTCTCTCTTTCACCTATGTGGAATTGATTGATAAAACCAATTACTTGAACCATTATTATTTTGTAAGCCTAATTGCCTTTATCCTGATATTTTTGCCAGCTAACCGTTTTCTTTCTTTGGATGCCCAAATAAAACCATTAATCCAAACCCCAAAAATACCTTATGGGTTTGTCCTTATCCTGCAATTGATGCTTTCCTTGGTGTATTTTTACGCAGGGTTGGCAAAATTACACCCAGACTGGTTATTTGAGGCACTCCCTCTGCGCATTTGGCTACCTCCTTTAACCCATCTTCCGGTAATGGGAGGTTTGATGGATGAATTATGGGTAGCTTATGCTTTTAGCTGGTTTGGTGCTTTATATGATTTAAGTATTCCATTTTTCCTCTTTTACCGCAAAACACGACCTTTTGCTTTTTTGGCAGTCATTGTTTTTCATATTTCAACCTGGATCCTATTTCCCATAGGGATGTTTCCCTTTATTATGATTTTGTCCACTACCATTTTCTTTGCCCCTGAGACCCATGAAAGGTTTATCTCTAAAATGAAGAATTTGTTGGAAAGATGGGAAATTATTACCCCAAAACCTATAAATAAACCTAGCCACTATTTCCCCAATAAAAAGTATTTATGGGTGTTTTTTGCCCTTTTTCTAACCATCCAGATATTATTACCATGGAGGTTTTTATTATATCCTGGCCATTTGTTCTGGACCGAACAAGGCTACCGCTTTTCCTGGAGGGTCATGTTGATGGAAAAAGCAGGATATGCCATTTTCCATATCAAAGACAAAAATACCGGCAAAGAATGGGAAGCCTATGCCAGCGATTATCTCACGCCCATGCAGGAAAAACAAATGGCCACCCAACCAGATATGATTTTGCAATTTGTCCATTTTCTGGATAGTAAAATGGAGGAACAAGGCTATAAAGATATTGAAATCCGGGCAGAAGTGTATGTTACCTTAAATGGCCGCGGCAACCGGATATTTATTGATCCCATAGTGGATCTCACTCAGGAAAAGGAGAGCTTTCAACATAAATCTTGGATTATACCATATTCAGAATAA
- a CDS encoding DUF4856 domain-containing protein: protein MKTNFLPFLALLGALFSCVEDSQDVENQMEVPSTYSFERDGASSVSFQGQTDRLNMLSEIKTYLKAGDGGSELSSQKLLDMYANANEPFENAELNASTKQLENKTNPAEVDGFKQLLDQAAKVSADVAVNGTMAEDGVAGRISRGDDRYINVNEKGWEFTQLVEKGLMGAVFYHQIFNVYLSDSKIGEGVDNEAIEEGKNYTTMEHHWDEAFGYWGVPTDFPNGDPVLDEEHSRFWAGYTYGLEETLGINQPLMDAYIKGRAAIVADNHVVKNEQIDIIIELHELVAAAKAVHYIKSAIGDLNNQDTGNLFHHLSEGHGFIKAFGYSPNSNLSQAEINDILNVDLGEDGNFWTVTPQGLQNAKDKILNAYPELKEVEDEL from the coding sequence ATGAAAACTAATTTTCTTCCTTTTTTAGCTCTATTAGGTGCTCTTTTCTCTTGTGTAGAAGACAGCCAGGATGTAGAAAATCAAATGGAAGTTCCTTCCACTTATTCCTTTGAAAGAGATGGAGCTTCATCGGTAAGCTTCCAGGGACAAACGGACCGGTTAAACATGTTATCAGAAATTAAGACTTACTTAAAAGCAGGTGACGGTGGTAGTGAGCTTTCTTCTCAAAAATTATTGGACATGTACGCCAATGCAAATGAGCCATTTGAAAATGCTGAATTAAATGCCTCTACAAAGCAGTTGGAAAATAAAACCAACCCAGCAGAAGTAGATGGTTTCAAACAATTATTGGATCAAGCTGCAAAAGTAAGTGCGGATGTAGCTGTCAATGGGACCATGGCTGAGGACGGTGTAGCAGGAAGAATAAGCAGAGGTGATGACCGCTACATCAATGTCAATGAAAAAGGTTGGGAATTCACCCAATTGGTTGAAAAAGGATTGATGGGAGCAGTTTTCTATCACCAAATCTTCAATGTTTACCTTTCTGATTCTAAAATCGGTGAAGGGGTGGATAATGAAGCCATTGAAGAAGGTAAAAATTATACCACTATGGAACACCACTGGGATGAAGCCTTCGGTTATTGGGGTGTACCTACTGATTTCCCAAATGGAGATCCCGTATTGGATGAAGAGCACAGCAGATTCTGGGCTGGTTACACCTACGGTTTGGAAGAAACCCTTGGTATCAATCAGCCTCTAATGGATGCTTACATCAAAGGTAGAGCTGCCATTGTAGCCGACAATCATGTTGTAAAAAATGAGCAAATTGATATTATCATTGAATTGCATGAATTGGTTGCAGCTGCTAAAGCCGTTCATTATATCAAATCTGCCATCGGAGACCTAAATAATCAGGATACCGGAAACTTATTCCACCACCTATCTGAAGGTCATGGCTTTATCAAAGCTTTTGGCTACAGCCCAAATTCAAATTTATCCCAAGCTGAAATCAATGACATCCTAAATGTTGACCTTGGTGAAGATGGTAATTTCTGGACTGTAACTCCCCAAGGTTTGCAAAATGCAAAAGATAAAATTCTTAATGCATACCCTGAATTAAAAGAAGTTGAAGATGAATTATAA